The Chryseolinea soli nucleotide sequence GAGTGATGTGATCGCGCCATCGGCGATAGTTACTGGAATAGTTTGCGTTTCAAAGCCGATATAGGAAACGCGAACGGAGTAGCTACCGGCTTTTGCCGTTGTGATACTGTAGTGTCCCAGCCGGTCGGTGATGGTGCCGGTTCCTGTCTCCGGGATATAGATCGAGGCTCCGATCAGGGGTTCATTTTTCTCGTCTGCTACGGAACCCCGCACGATGCCTTGGGCAAGGGCGCCCTGGGCAACCAGCCACAGCGTGAGTTGCAGTATAAAGAATTTCATGGCTTCAAATTTATGAAGTGAAAGGGATTCTCAAGGCACCGGCCAGATGAAACTGATGGATCGCTTCAACTATTGCTCAGGGCCTCTTTAATTTTTTGCGTCACTTCCGGGCCGAGTTCAAACGCACTTTTTTCCGCACGACGGAGATAGGTCCTGGCCTTTCCGGTTTGGCCGTTGGCCTGGTAAATCAAGCCGAGGTGAAAGAACACATCGGGCTCGAAGGTTTTGTCGACGAGGAAATCTTCGGCCACTTCCAATGCCTGGGCGTATTTGCCTTCGTGGAAATATCCCCAGGCCAACAGGTCGTACGATTGCGGCGTGGGCCGGTTATGGATCTCGCGTTCGGCGAGGGCTATGGTTTTTGCGGGATTTGAAAAATCCTCCACGTGCATCAACGCCAGGTACTTGTTGTACATGTCGCCGTAGCGCGGGCTGTTGGCCAGCGAGTCGAACACATGCAGTTCTTTCATTTTTTCCATGGCGTCATTTTCGGCTCCGGCGATTTTTGCCAGTAGCAAATGCATGTCGGGCGTGGCTCTTTTTTGATTGATGTATTGAGCGATGCGCCGCGCGTCGGCATAGCGATGGTCATGCGAAAAGGCGATCCAGGCAATTCCTTTTAAGGCATAGTCATAGTCCGGATTTGTTTTGAGGATGTCGAGGTAGAGTTGGTAGGCTTCCTGGATCCGTCCGGCGTGCCCATACATATCGGCCAGGTTTGATTTTGTCCACAGCGAAAGGGATGCATTGTCTTTGGCTTTTACGAGTGCGGTTTCCATCAACACGATGGCCGAGTCGAGATCGCCTTCGTGGTCCTTGATCTTTGCTTTGCGAATGATGTAGGGGAAGAAATTACGCGTGGCGATCCTGTTGAGTGCCCTGTTGGCGCCGTCATAATCGCCAAGTTCGAGATCTACGTCCGTCAACATGAACAACGAAGAGGCTTTCCCCTCTCCGATTGCCAGGGCTTTTTGAATTTGTTCATACGCTTCACCAAACTGATGTTGCGTGATGGCGTTTGCCGCCAGTGCGCGGTGAACGGAAGCATTTTCATTTCCCGACGCGGCGAGCACGGAGCGGTACAAACTATCGGAGGTAAAAATATCTTCGATGCGGCCCGCCAACATAAAACGCGACGACAACAGTCCGGCGATGCGGAGCTTGCAGGTCTCGCTGTCGGGTGTGCGCGTTTGTTTGTTTTTCCAGAACGCAATTTCTTCGTTGCATTTTTGGAGCGCGGCATCGGTGTGCGGCGTGAGGTAGGCAGCATAGTCGGCCGGGTGCGTGATGTCCTGTTCCTGCTTTTCGGCACAGCCAAAGATCAGGAGAACCGAAAATGCCAGTGACGGGAAGATGAGGGCCTTCTTTTTCATGGGTTGGAGTTTTGAAATAAAAAACTAAACCCGGAGCAAGCGTGCCCCGGGCCGTGTTTGCATCAATGTGGCGAAGCCAGGTAGGGGAACGTGTCGAGGAAGCCTTTATCGTTGGCGTTCACATGATCGTCGGTCAACATGGGATTGGCAGTGGCATCCGGTCCGCCGAAGAGCAGGATCAATTCCACGGTGATCACATCGTCGTTCAGCTTACGACCGGTCAGCACGTTGGTGCCGTCGTAGAATGTCGTGGCACCGTTGAGCGCTACGCTCAACACGTCGGTGGAGAGTACGCCGGTGAAGGTGGCGGCATCGAGACCCAGCAAATTGGTCGTGTAGCCGGGGTTGAGGGCCATCAATCTATCCTTGAATTTTGTCCCGAAGGCTGCGTTTTGAGCCGAAGGGATCGTGCCGTTGAAAGTGTCTTTGTCGCCGGCGCTCACGAAGACGGTGTTGATGGCGGGACGTGCCATCTGGTCCTCTTGCACGTAGGTGACCGGCATAGGCGTAGCATCGTCGTCGTTGTTACAGGACCCGAGCGCAATCACGGCGCCCACGGCCAACAGGCTTATATATTTCAGTTTCATTTTTTTAAAAGGTTGAGTGAGGGAATTAATTTTTTCGGTTGGTCGTCGCCCACGCATTGATGGTGCCACTGCCCAGCAGCGACTTGGGCAACTCGATGACCACCGACATCACATTGGTACCGGCGAACGTGTCCGTTCCTGGGTTGTTGAACCCGGTGGCGGTTCCAGCGATCACTTTTTTAAACTGGTCCAGGTCGAAGAAGAACGGATCATCGCGCGGGCCGGCGAAGACTTTAATGCCGTTGGCTTCGCCGGTCATGGGCGAACCGGCATAGGTGCTGATGCCGGCCTCCACTTTGTTGCCGGTGGTGACCAGCGTACTGTTCAGTCCTTTTTCGATGGGCGCTACGGGGCCATACACTTGCACTTTGCCGTTCTCGAACGTCACCTGGAGCACGAGGTCTTCCATGTTGTCTTTGGCGGACGAGTTGTCGACGTTCACTTCGAGCATCACGTCGGAGTCAAAGGCGGCAGCGGCGGTGGCCGTGGGGGCCAACAGTCCTTGTGTGTTGACGACAAACACGAGGTTGCTGCTGTTCGAAGGGCTTTCGAATGCGTAGAAGTCGGTGATGTCGGAGGCCTTGCCCGTCACGGCCGGCGCGTCGATGTGGTCAGCCGCAATGAGGTACGTTGCCGATGAGATGACACCGATCGCCAGGAGCGCGGCGAGGCCCCTTCGGAGGTCTTTTGTTTTTGCTTTCATAAAAGGGTTGTTAATTGATCATGACCCACCTACGATGAAAGCAAACGGTTTGGATTTTTAGTTTTAGAAATAAATCAAAATGCGCGACTGTGCGCGGCCGACGAAGGTCCGCCGGACGACGAAGGATTACCATTTTTGATGATGGGTGATGGTTGCTAACGCCTTAACCGTATGAGCATTATCGGCGAAATAGATCCTCCCTGAGGCGAGGCCGGGTCAAAGTGTAAAAAAAATCTGCAACGAAAAAAATTTCAAAAGAAATGCCTCTCACCGGATACTTGTCCCGATCCGATCCCAATCTTTACTCCAATAAAAATACAATGCTTTCCCCAACACCATGCTTTCGGCTACGAATCCCCAATAGCGGGAGTCTAAGGAATTATGACGGTTGTCGCCCATCATGAAATAGTAGTTGTCTTTGAATGCATAGGTATCGATCTGTTTTCCGTTGATGATCGCCGCGGAGTCCAGCAACTCGACCGATTCGTTCTCGTATTTTAAACACGTTCCATAAAGCGCGAGGTTCCGGTGGGTCAATGGGATCCGGTCTCCTTTTTTTGGCAAGTAGAGCGGACCAAAGTTGTCTTTATTCCATTGGCCCGATCCCGTCTGCGGATATACGTCCGGTTCCAGTTCGTCTTCGCTGGTCATTTCCCGTTCCACGAATTTTATAAAAGGCAATCCTCTTACTTGTCGCGCTTGTTCCTGCGTCAGGAACATGCTGTAAGATCCTGACCCCACGTCATAAAACTCGGATTCAGCGATGCCGAATTGATCAAGCACGCGTTGCTGGATCCTAACGCCATCCGTTTGCACAGCATATCTATACTTGAGCATGTAGTCGCCCGTGAGGCTATCGCCGTTTACAAAGACCGCTGCTTTACGTATGGAAAGGGTATCGCCCGGCATGCCCACGCAGCGTTTGATGTACATGATTTTCTGATCGGGCGGCCACTTGAAGACGATGATGTTATTGCGGGCGATGGTTTTGGTTTTGTGGAACATCAAGTGGTCTCCAATTTGCAACGTGGGGTCCATGGCGGGTGTTGGTATCACCACCGGAGTGATGGGCGATAGATAGCCCAGGGAATGAATGCTTTGCAAGAATGGACGCAGGCCCACCTGGGCAGCAATGACTAAAACATATACATACCACACATCCCAGCGCTTTGTCTCCTGGTGTTTGGCCTTTCCCACGGCCCGATAGCCGCTGACGATCAAGTACACATAAAAGGCGATGATGAGACCGATCCCGACCAGGAACAGCGTAAAGGTATACGCCACAAACCGGATGCTGATCACGGCCACCAGGATGAGCAGGAAATAGGCGATGACGCCTCTCTTGATGTTCCCCGCATAAACATAGCCCAGGCCCGGGACGATAAAATTCAGGAAGGCTGCCAGCGCAGGTTTCTTTTTTTTCGGACTTTCTTCATGGCCGCTAACGGGGGTCTCCAGGTCGTTCATTTTGAATCTATTTTACGTGTATGGCTGAGAAATTTATCGCCCACAAACCTGAATGGATCAGGCATTCTCCAGCTTTATCTATTTTGGCTAAAACAAGTATAGCGTTATTATTCTAAAATTCATACTGCTTCAAACGGATCGAAGGTGCTCCACTCCTTTTAAGTATGTTAGAGAAAGCCTCGGATTTAAAATCATTATTTTCCGTGATTTTTTCTAAGCCCGTGACCCCGCTTATTTGCGCGCCCAATATTATACGATAAAAGCATGTATCGACCACCTTGATGGAGGGTGAGGACATCCGGAAAATATGCAGCATCAAGGCAGGATTCTTCGCATGGCTGAAACAGGAAGATTAAATTCCCGTATTTATGAAAAGCCAAATACACTTAATTTTATCGTTCAACTCACCTAGCCTGCCGTTAGCCGCTTCCAGGCGTTTGCTGATTTTAGAAAGATCCGGAAGTAACGACAACCATTCAATAATTTCTATGGAGCCCAAAGTAAAAGACGAAAAACTTAGCGCGGAGATCGGGCAGTATAAAAAATTGCATGACATCATCAGCGCAACCAGTGAGATCCCTGAAGATTTTATCAGGCCCTCCACGGAGGACGATAAGTATTGTTATTATATGTTTTCCACCGCCAGGTGCTCCTTTCTTTTTATCGACAAGCATTATGAATCCTTTATGGGCTATTTGCCCGAGGAGCACAAAAAAGGCGGGCTTGACTTTTGGTTTTCAAAGGTTCACCCGGACGATCGCAAGCTCCTGGCCGATCGAATACTCGAGTTCCAGGGGCAAGCCAGGTCGTCGCATAGCAAGGAGCAACCCCTGTCGGCCATGCTGAACTACCGGTTCAGGAAGGGAACGGGAGAATGGATCTGGCTCCAACATACCGTCCTTGTGGCCGCGCTCGATGAAAGCGGGATGATCGACAAGCTTGTACACCGGCTGAGAATGCTCGAAGCACTGTCTACTCCCGTTCATCCGGAGAAAAAACCTTTTGAGGTTGCCTTGAAAAAAAGTGATTCGGTTGGGCGCCTGACCAACAGAGAAAAACAGGTTCTGAAATTGGTCGCCGAAGGTTTCTCTTCCAAGATCATTGCCGATCAACTGAGCATCAGCATCAACACGGTGGAAACGCACCGGCGACACTTGTTAGAAAAGCTGAATGCCAAAAACTCAATGGAGTTGGTGAAGCGCGCGTTTAGTTTGTTCTGGAATTAACGCCGGTATGCCTTCCGGGTGTCAGCCCCAATCGTCCCGGAAAAAATCATGATTTTCCGTCATTGAGTTAGATCCTGCTTTCGCTTCCCTTTGTGCCAAAATAAACGTCAATTTTTATGGCACAATTCATTCCTTTCGATTCAAAAGTTCAAGTCAACGGGCAAACCATTCTGTCCGTCGTCAATGCACTGCACAGCGGCCAGGAGACGAGAAGAATCATTCTTGAGAAGAATGGCATCAAAGATCCAAAACCTGGCGCCTGGTTCCCGCAGAGTGCCTGGCTGAAAGCGTTTGAAGAGATCTCCAAGACCATCGGTTCGTATACCTTGTTTAGTATCGGAAAAGCGATTCCCGAGCACGCCACATTCCCACCGGAGATCGACAGCCTGGAGAAGGCATTGTCTTCCATTCACGTGGCTTACCAAATGAATCACCGCGGCGGAGAAATTGGGTATTACAAGTTGGTCTGGTTTGATGGTCCTGCCCGGAAGGCCATGATGGAATGTAAAAACCCCTATCCCAGCGAATTCGATCGTGGCATCATTACGACGATGTTACGAAGATTTAAACCACGCGACTCCTTTAAATACGATGTCTCGCTAAACCTCGCCTTTCCAACACGTCTGAAGGGCAACGACAGCTGTATGTTCAACATCGTCTGGTGAGGTCCTAAGAACCGTGCTTAAACCGTCTCTCCACTTCGAGAAGGCAATCTCCACGAGTTGGATGCCGTCAAAATCCATGTTTAACCTTTACAAAATCCAAAAATGAAAAATCAGTTTATCATTGTATCGACCTTAATTTTATCTTTAACGATATTAAACGCTTGCAAAAAGAAAGACGAAACGCCCAGTCCAATCGCCGCAGCCCCTTCGGTAAGCTTCACCATCGACGGCGACGGCTTTGTGTCAAAAGAAGTCTCCATCACGGGGATAAGTGATCTCTCCAACGTCGGTCTATATTTTTCGAAGTTTGGCTTTACGTCGTGTACCGTCGGCGACAAAGCTTCGTTAGCCGAAGACGACAAAAACAGGGCTGCATTCTATTTTGATGGAAACACCTCCAGTCCAACGTCACA carries:
- a CDS encoding tetratricopeptide repeat protein, coding for MKKKALIFPSLAFSVLLIFGCAEKQEQDITHPADYAAYLTPHTDAALQKCNEEIAFWKNKQTRTPDSETCKLRIAGLLSSRFMLAGRIEDIFTSDSLYRSVLAASGNENASVHRALAANAITQHQFGEAYEQIQKALAIGEGKASSLFMLTDVDLELGDYDGANRALNRIATRNFFPYIIRKAKIKDHEGDLDSAIVLMETALVKAKDNASLSLWTKSNLADMYGHAGRIQEAYQLYLDILKTNPDYDYALKGIAWIAFSHDHRYADARRIAQYINQKRATPDMHLLLAKIAGAENDAMEKMKELHVFDSLANSPRYGDMYNKYLALMHVEDFSNPAKTIALAEREIHNRPTPQSYDLLAWGYFHEGKYAQALEVAEDFLVDKTFEPDVFFHLGLIYQANGQTGKARTYLRRAEKSAFELGPEVTQKIKEALSNS
- a CDS encoding DUF4331 family protein, with the protein product MKLKYISLLAVGAVIALGSCNNDDDATPMPVTYVQEDQMARPAINTVFVSAGDKDTFNGTIPSAQNAAFGTKFKDRLMALNPGYTTNLLGLDAATFTGVLSTDVLSVALNGATTFYDGTNVLTGRKLNDDVITVELILLFGGPDATANPMLTDDHVNANDKGFLDTFPYLASPH
- a CDS encoding DUF4331 family protein, producing the protein MKAKTKDLRRGLAALLAIGVISSATYLIAADHIDAPAVTGKASDITDFYAFESPSNSSNLVFVVNTQGLLAPTATAAAAFDSDVMLEVNVDNSSAKDNMEDLVLQVTFENGKVQVYGPVAPIEKGLNSTLVTTGNKVEAGISTYAGSPMTGEANGIKVFAGPRDDPFFFDLDQFKKVIAGTATGFNNPGTDTFAGTNVMSVVIELPKSLLGSGTINAWATTNRKN
- the lepB gene encoding signal peptidase I codes for the protein MNDLETPVSGHEESPKKKKPALAAFLNFIVPGLGYVYAGNIKRGVIAYFLLILVAVISIRFVAYTFTLFLVGIGLIIAFYVYLIVSGYRAVGKAKHQETKRWDVWYVYVLVIAAQVGLRPFLQSIHSLGYLSPITPVVIPTPAMDPTLQIGDHLMFHKTKTIARNNIIVFKWPPDQKIMYIKRCVGMPGDTLSIRKAAVFVNGDSLTGDYMLKYRYAVQTDGVRIQQRVLDQFGIAESEFYDVGSGSYSMFLTQEQARQVRGLPFIKFVEREMTSEDELEPDVYPQTGSGQWNKDNFGPLYLPKKGDRIPLTHRNLALYGTCLKYENESVELLDSAAIINGKQIDTYAFKDNYYFMMGDNRHNSLDSRYWGFVAESMVLGKALYFYWSKDWDRIGTSIR
- a CDS encoding LuxR C-terminal-related transcriptional regulator translates to MEPKVKDEKLSAEIGQYKKLHDIISATSEIPEDFIRPSTEDDKYCYYMFSTARCSFLFIDKHYESFMGYLPEEHKKGGLDFWFSKVHPDDRKLLADRILEFQGQARSSHSKEQPLSAMLNYRFRKGTGEWIWLQHTVLVAALDESGMIDKLVHRLRMLEALSTPVHPEKKPFEVALKKSDSVGRLTNREKQVLKLVAEGFSSKIIADQLSISINTVETHRRHLLEKLNAKNSMELVKRAFSLFWN